One stretch of Lysobacterales bacterium DNA includes these proteins:
- a CDS encoding glycosyltransferase family 2 protein — MNRVAVVVVAHDSGPLLAQCVARVLADPACAELIVVDNASGDGSLQAVRAMADARVRIECLGRNAGFAVACNHGANATAAPWLAFLNPDALVESDSFSRLLHIAANDASIGLLGADVRGRDGAREAAARRRDPSLGRILATQIARLPGCGGWSGRGLEIAPRDEALSEVDACSGALMLLPRALFERVGGFDPGYFLHAEDLDLCRRVRGAGRRVLVANQVAVTHVQGSSSRARPFFVIWHKHRSLWRYFATHEGVRLMSLRGGCLLILLAARVAGQCLLAMFRRR; from the coding sequence ATGAACCGCGTCGCGGTTGTCGTCGTTGCCCACGACAGCGGTCCGTTGTTGGCCCAATGTGTGGCGCGGGTGCTCGCCGATCCCGCCTGCGCGGAACTGATCGTGGTCGACAACGCCAGCGGAGATGGCTCCTTGCAGGCGGTGCGCGCCATGGCCGACGCGCGCGTCCGTATCGAGTGCCTGGGCCGCAACGCCGGTTTCGCGGTGGCCTGCAACCATGGCGCGAATGCGACCGCTGCACCTTGGCTCGCGTTCCTGAATCCGGATGCGCTGGTCGAGTCCGACAGCTTTTCCCGCCTGCTGCACATCGCCGCGAATGATGCCTCGATCGGTCTTCTCGGCGCCGATGTGCGTGGCCGCGATGGTGCACGCGAAGCCGCCGCGCGCCGCCGCGACCCCAGCTTGGGCCGCATCCTCGCGACCCAGATCGCGCGCTTGCCGGGCTGCGGCGGCTGGTCGGGCCGTGGCCTGGAGATCGCGCCACGCGACGAGGCGCTCAGCGAAGTCGATGCCTGCTCGGGCGCGTTGATGCTGCTGCCGCGCGCCCTGTTCGAACGTGTCGGAGGCTTCGATCCCGGCTACTTCCTGCATGCCGAAGACCTGGACCTGTGCCGGCGCGTGCGCGGCGCCGGTCGACGTGTTCTGGTCGCGAACCAGGTTGCGGTAACGCATGTGCAGGGCAGTTCCAGTCGGGCGCGGCCGTTCTTCGTCATCTGGCACAAGCATCGCAGTCTGTGGCGCTACTTCGCCACGCACGAGGGCGTGCGTCTCATGTCGCTGCGCGGTGGCTGTCTACTAATTCTGCTTGCGGCGCGCGTCGCCGGGCAATGTCTGCTGGCGATGTTCAGGCGGCGTTGA
- a CDS encoding serine hydroxymethyltransferase, whose translation MYHQTSSIEAFDPALAKAIAAEVQRQEDHVELIASENYASPRVMAAQGSVLTNKYAEGYPGKRYYGGCEFVDVAENLAIERVKQLFGADYANVQPHSGSQANAAVYLALLTPGDTILGMSLAHGGHLTHGAKVNFSGKIFNAVQYGIDVTTGLIDYTEVERLAREHKPKMIVAGFSAYSQVIDWAKFAEIAKAVGAYLFVDMAHVAGLVAAGEYPNPVPHADVVTSTTHKTLRGPRGGIILAKTNAEIEKKLQSMVFPGTQGGPLMHVIAAKAVAFLEALQPEFKSYQHQVVLNAQAMANAFISRGYKIVSGGTRNHLFLVDLIGRDVTGKDAEAALGAAHITVNKNAVPNDPRSPFVTSGLRIGTPAVTTRGYKEPDCVALANWICDVLDQPTNTAVIDGARANVTRQCQQYPVYA comes from the coding sequence ATGTACCACCAGACCTCGTCGATTGAAGCCTTTGATCCCGCGCTTGCCAAGGCCATCGCGGCCGAGGTGCAGCGCCAGGAAGATCACGTCGAGTTGATCGCGTCCGAGAACTACGCCAGCCCGAGAGTGATGGCGGCGCAGGGTTCGGTGCTGACCAACAAGTACGCCGAAGGCTATCCGGGCAAGCGCTACTACGGCGGCTGCGAGTTCGTCGATGTCGCCGAGAATCTGGCGATCGAGCGCGTCAAGCAACTGTTCGGCGCCGACTACGCGAATGTGCAGCCGCACTCGGGTTCGCAGGCCAATGCCGCGGTCTATCTGGCGCTGCTGACACCGGGCGACACCATTCTCGGCATGAGCCTCGCCCACGGTGGACACCTGACGCACGGCGCGAAGGTGAATTTCTCGGGCAAGATCTTCAACGCCGTGCAGTACGGCATCGACGTGACCACTGGCCTGATCGACTACACCGAAGTCGAGCGCCTGGCGCGCGAACACAAGCCGAAGATGATCGTCGCCGGATTCTCGGCGTACTCGCAGGTAATCGACTGGGCAAAGTTTGCCGAGATCGCGAAGGCGGTCGGTGCGTATCTGTTCGTCGACATGGCGCACGTCGCCGGACTCGTCGCTGCCGGCGAGTATCCGAACCCGGTACCGCATGCCGATGTCGTCACCTCGACCACGCACAAGACCCTGCGCGGTCCGCGCGGCGGCATCATTCTGGCCAAGACGAATGCCGAGATCGAGAAGAAGCTGCAGTCGATGGTGTTCCCGGGCACGCAGGGCGGCCCGCTGATGCACGTGATTGCGGCCAAGGCGGTCGCGTTCCTGGAAGCGCTGCAGCCCGAGTTCAAGAGCTACCAGCACCAGGTCGTGTTGAATGCGCAGGCAATGGCGAACGCCTTCATCAGCCGCGGCTACAAGATCGTCTCCGGCGGCACCAGGAACCACCTGTTCCTGGTTGATCTGATCGGTCGCGACGTCACCGGCAAGGACGCCGAGGCAGCGCTCGGCGCCGCGCACATCACCGTCAACAAGAACGCGGTGCCGAACGATCCGCGCTCGCCGTTCGTGACCTCCGGCCTGCGCATCGGCACGCCCGCCGTGACCACGCGCGGCTACAAGGAGCCGGACTGCGTCGCGCTTGCGAACTGGATCTGCGATGTGCTCGACCAGCCGACCAACACCGCAGTGATCGACGGCGCCCGCGCCAATGTCACAAGGCAGTGCCAGCAGTATCCGGTCTACGCCTGA
- a CDS encoding methyltransferase domain-containing protein, whose translation MQELPFTGERFTPECVREIWYEHVHRYALARHLAPGKRVLDIACGEGYGAAIVAPVAKSVLGVDVSAEAIRHARTRYGLLPNLGFREGDATCVDLGSEQFDLVLSFETLEHVAEQNALVAGLAKALAPGGCAMISSPDKAEYSEASGQRNEFHVRELYRDELLELLGRHFRVVRLCGQRLRFHSAIWTLDSARSAVLAQTAQADGRFDSDAFGKPMYYVAYCAQHEQDLPALPGLALFADASESVYAHYHHEIRKNMQAGTLLAEREQALLAAEANLARVEARVRELEAAVAAKPARLRFWPFHRH comes from the coding sequence GTGCAGGAACTCCCTTTCACCGGTGAGCGCTTCACCCCCGAGTGCGTACGCGAGATCTGGTACGAACACGTGCATCGCTACGCGCTGGCGCGCCACCTCGCGCCCGGAAAGCGTGTGCTCGACATCGCCTGCGGCGAAGGCTACGGCGCGGCGATCGTGGCCCCAGTGGCGAAGTCGGTGCTGGGCGTGGATGTGAGCGCCGAGGCGATCCGCCATGCGCGGACGCGGTATGGGCTGCTGCCCAATCTCGGTTTTCGCGAGGGTGATGCCACGTGCGTGGACCTCGGCAGCGAACAATTCGACCTGGTGCTTTCGTTCGAGACCCTGGAGCACGTGGCCGAGCAGAATGCGCTGGTGGCGGGGCTGGCCAAGGCGCTGGCGCCAGGTGGCTGCGCGATGATCTCTTCGCCGGACAAAGCCGAGTACAGCGAAGCCAGCGGACAGCGCAACGAGTTCCACGTGCGCGAGCTCTATCGCGACGAACTGCTCGAATTGCTCGGGCGCCATTTTCGCGTGGTGCGACTGTGCGGCCAGCGCCTGAGGTTCCACTCGGCGATCTGGACGCTGGATTCCGCTCGCTCCGCTGTTCTTGCGCAGACGGCGCAGGCGGACGGGCGCTTCGACAGCGACGCCTTCGGCAAGCCGATGTACTACGTCGCGTACTGCGCCCAGCACGAGCAGGACTTGCCGGCGCTGCCCGGGCTGGCCCTGTTCGCCGATGCCAGCGAGAGCGTGTACGCGCACTATCACCACGAAATCCGCAAGAACATGCAGGCGGGCACGCTGCTGGCCGAGCGCGAACAGGCGCTGCTGGCAGCCGAGGCCAACCTGGCCCGCGTTGAGGCGCGCGTGCGTGAACTCGAAGCCGCGGTAGCGGCAAAACCTGCGCGCTTGCGCTTCTGGCCGTTCCACCGCCACTGA
- the nrdR gene encoding transcriptional repressor NrdR: MHCPFCHKPDTRVVDSRLTEDGMQVRRRRQCEACSERFTTFETVEFKLPMIVKQDGRRESFDAAKLRASLERCLHKRPAGTASIDAAIAAITKRLRGHGDREVPSRRLGDWVMSELRRIDQVAYVRFASVYRKFEDVQAFREEVEQLERDLPALSERQLPLLGDLLPGERKP, from the coding sequence ATGCACTGCCCTTTCTGCCACAAGCCCGATACCCGCGTCGTCGATTCGCGTCTGACCGAGGACGGGATGCAGGTGCGCAGGCGGCGGCAGTGCGAGGCGTGCAGCGAGCGCTTCACCACCTTCGAGACGGTCGAGTTCAAGCTGCCGATGATCGTCAAGCAGGACGGACGGCGCGAGTCGTTCGATGCGGCCAAGTTGCGCGCGAGCCTGGAGCGTTGCCTGCACAAGCGGCCGGCCGGCACTGCCAGCATCGATGCAGCGATCGCCGCGATCACCAAGCGCCTGCGTGGCCATGGCGATCGCGAAGTGCCGTCGCGGCGGCTCGGCGACTGGGTGATGAGCGAGTTGCGTCGCATCGACCAGGTCGCGTACGTGCGTTTTGCTTCGGTCTATCGCAAGTTCGAGGACGTGCAGGCGTTCCGCGAGGAGGTCGAGCAGCTGGAGCGCGACTTGCCGGCGCTGTCCGAGCGCCAGTTGCCGTTGCTCGGCGATCTGCTGCCGGGCGAACGCAAGCCGTGA
- a CDS encoding GNAT family N-acetyltransferase has product MSRRFVWLSEVPERAAQLAEWHVAEWAPLIPGFNVPDMLAEFSTHDGCEKIPTTLVALDGEDLLGSVSLLENDHDDIRDYSPWLASLYVRPQSRGRGLGVELVRRCENIAQRLGITRLHLYTSGQERFYRRLGWEDVASVSLRGVQASVLGIAPRALGH; this is encoded by the coding sequence GTGAGCCGGCGCTTCGTCTGGTTGAGCGAGGTGCCGGAGCGCGCCGCGCAGCTGGCCGAATGGCATGTGGCCGAGTGGGCGCCCTTGATTCCCGGCTTCAATGTGCCGGACATGCTTGCCGAATTCTCCACACACGACGGCTGCGAGAAGATCCCGACGACGCTTGTCGCGCTCGATGGTGAAGATCTGCTCGGTTCGGTGAGTCTGCTCGAGAACGACCACGACGATATCCGCGACTACTCGCCGTGGCTGGCGAGTCTGTACGTTCGGCCGCAGTCTCGAGGTCGCGGGCTCGGCGTCGAACTGGTGCGCCGCTGCGAGAACATCGCGCAGCGGCTCGGCATCACGCGCTTGCATCTGTACACCTCCGGGCAGGAACGCTTCTATCGCCGACTCGGCTGGGAGGACGTGGCCAGCGTCTCGCTGCGCGGAGTGCAGGCATCGGTGCTGGGTATCGCGCCGCGCGCGCTGGGGCACTGA
- the ettA gene encoding energy-dependent translational throttle protein EttA, protein MQFIYTMNGVSKVVPPKREIIKNISLSFFPGAKIGLLGLNGSGKSTVLRIMAGVDKDFNGEARAAPGIKIGYLEQEPRLDPEKTVRQEVESALGEIFDAKDRLEAVYAAYAEADADFDALAKEQERLEAILATGDADTLNQQLEVAADALRLPPWEAVIGKLSGGEKRRVALCKLLLSKPDMLLLDEPTNHLDAESVEWLEQFLARFPGTVVAVTHDRYFLDNAAEWILELDRGRGIPWKGNYTDWLQQKDERLKQEENQEKSRQKAIQKELEWARQNAKGGRSKGKARLARIEELQSVDYQRRNETNEIFIPPGERLGNSVIEFKGVCKSFGERMLIEDLGFTVPPGAIVGIIGPNGAGKSTLFRMLMGLEKPDKGEIVVGPTVKLAYVDQSRDALTGDHNVFQEVSGGLDILNINGVEIQSRAYLGRFNFKGQDQQKLVGNLSGGERGRLHMAKTLLQGGNVLLLDEPSNDLDIETLRALEDALLEFPGNTFVISHDRWFLDRIATHILAFEGDSHVEFFQGNYREYEEDKKRRLGADAERPHRIRFKALKK, encoded by the coding sequence ATGCAATTCATCTACACCATGAACGGGGTCAGCAAGGTCGTGCCCCCGAAGCGCGAAATCATCAAGAACATTTCGCTGAGCTTCTTCCCGGGCGCGAAAATCGGCCTGCTTGGTCTGAATGGTTCCGGCAAATCGACGGTGCTGCGGATCATGGCCGGCGTCGACAAGGACTTCAACGGCGAGGCGCGGGCGGCGCCGGGCATCAAGATCGGCTATCTGGAACAGGAGCCAAGGCTTGATCCCGAGAAGACGGTACGCCAGGAGGTCGAGTCGGCACTGGGCGAGATCTTCGACGCCAAGGATCGACTCGAAGCGGTCTATGCCGCCTACGCCGAAGCCGACGCCGACTTCGACGCGCTGGCCAAGGAACAGGAGCGCCTGGAGGCGATCCTCGCAACCGGCGACGCCGATACCCTGAACCAGCAACTCGAAGTCGCCGCCGATGCGCTGCGCCTGCCGCCTTGGGAAGCGGTGATCGGCAAGCTCTCCGGCGGCGAAAAGCGCCGCGTCGCGCTGTGCAAGCTGCTGCTGTCGAAGCCGGACATGCTGCTGCTCGACGAACCCACCAACCATCTCGATGCGGAATCGGTCGAGTGGCTGGAACAGTTCCTCGCGCGCTTCCCGGGGACCGTGGTCGCGGTCACCCATGACCGCTACTTCCTCGACAACGCCGCCGAGTGGATCCTCGAACTCGACCGCGGCCGCGGCATCCCGTGGAAGGGCAACTACACCGACTGGCTGCAGCAGAAGGACGAGCGTCTGAAGCAGGAGGAGAATCAGGAAAAGTCGCGCCAGAAGGCGATCCAGAAGGAACTGGAGTGGGCGCGGCAGAATGCCAAGGGCGGACGCAGCAAGGGCAAGGCACGACTTGCGCGCATCGAGGAACTGCAGTCGGTCGACTACCAGCGTCGCAACGAGACCAACGAGATTTTCATTCCGCCGGGTGAACGCCTCGGCAACTCGGTGATCGAGTTCAAGGGCGTGTGCAAGAGCTTCGGCGAGCGCATGCTGATCGAAGACCTCGGCTTCACCGTACCGCCGGGCGCGATCGTCGGCATCATCGGCCCGAACGGCGCCGGCAAGTCCACCCTGTTCCGCATGCTGATGGGCCTGGAGAAGCCGGACAAGGGCGAAATCGTGGTCGGACCGACGGTGAAGCTGGCCTACGTCGACCAGAGCCGCGACGCGCTGACCGGCGACCACAACGTATTCCAGGAAGTGTCCGGCGGCCTCGACATCCTCAACATCAACGGCGTCGAGATCCAGTCGCGTGCCTACCTCGGCCGCTTCAACTTCAAGGGCCAGGACCAGCAGAAACTGGTCGGCAACCTCTCCGGTGGCGAGCGCGGGCGCCTGCACATGGCCAAGACCCTGCTGCAGGGTGGCAACGTGCTGCTGCTCGACGAACCGTCCAACGACCTCGACATCGAAACCCTGCGCGCGCTCGAAGATGCGCTGCTCGAGTTCCCTGGCAACACCTTCGTGATCTCGCATGACCGCTGGTTCCTGGACCGCATCGCCACGCACATCCTGGCGTTCGAGGGCGACTCGCACGTCGAGTTCTTCCAGGGCAACTATCGCGAATACGAGGAAGACAAGAAGCGCCGCCTCGGTGCCGATGCCGAGCGTCCGCATCGCATCCGCTTCAAGGCATTGAAGAAGTAA